The following are encoded together in the Brassica napus cultivar Da-Ae chromosome A9, Da-Ae, whole genome shotgun sequence genome:
- the LOC111200845 gene encoding 40S ribosomal protein S21-2, with the protein MGHKYGDFYGRPVSELRVVGEYKRCGFSDRSFLFRCRTSLASPLLHRLVYTLGAKSIKMQNEEGQITELYVPRKCSATNRMITSKDHASVQLNIGHLDSDGIYTGQFTTFALCGFVRAQGDADSGVDRLWQKKKVEAKQI; encoded by the exons ATGGGCCACAAGTATGGCGATTTTTATGGCAGGCCCGTTTCAGAACTTAGGGTTGTTGGCGAATATAAGCGCTGCGGCTTCTCCGACAGGTCGTTTCTCTTCCGTTGCCGCACGTCCTTGGCTTCCCCTCTCCTCCACAG ATTGGTCTATACACTTGGAGCTAAATCAATCAAGATGCAGAACGAAGAGGGTCAGATCACAGAACTATACGTTCCTAGGAAATG CTCTGCTACTAACCGGATGATCACTTCAAAGGATCACGCCTCTGTTCAGCTCAACATTGGGCATTTAGATTCTGATGGCATCTACACCGGACAGTTCACTACCTTTGCTCTCTGCGGCTTTGTTCGTGCCCAG GGAGATGCAGACAGTGGCGTGGACAGGCTGTGGCAGAAGAAGAAGGTCGAAGCCAAACAAATCTAA
- the LOC111200464 gene encoding protein RALF-like 22, with translation MVSSRVIYVVVAILVVVTAGVEASGYEDTLGFMVQTGSSSNCRGSIADCIPEEEEFGLDSEISRRILASKKYVSYGAMRKNSVPCSRRGASYYNCQRGAQANPYSRGCSTITRCRR, from the coding sequence ATGGTGAGCTCTCGTGTGATCTACGTTGTAGTCGCGATTCTCGTGGTCGTGACCGCGGGGGTCGAAGCGAGCGGTTACGAAGACACGTTAGGATTCATGGTCCAAACCGGATCGTCCTCTAACTGTAGAGGATCAATCGCAGATTGCATACcggaagaagaagagtttggACTCGACTCTGAGATCAGCAGGCGCATTTTAGCCTCGAAGAAGTACGTTAGCTATGGTGCAATGAGGAAGAACAGTGTTCCTTGTTCCAGACGCGGCGCATCTTACTACAACTGCCAACGTGGCGCTCAGGCTAACCCTTACAGCCGCGGTTGCAGCACCATCACGAGGTGCAGACGTTGA